The genomic window CTCCGGCACGCCGCAAAGCCAGGGCGTTAGTGCTGATCGTAGTGTCCTCCAAGGGCGAAAATATAAATGGACTGGTCACCGAACCGGTAGATCAGCCTGTCCTGCTGTGAGATTCGTCTTGACCACAAGCCTGATAAGTTGTGTTTAAGCGGTTCAGGTTTGCCAGTGCCAGTGGATGGATCTTGAGACCGGAGCATGTCTTTCAATAGCTTACAGAGAGCCTTGTGCAGCTTTTTGTCTTTCTCGCGCATCCTCTCATAGGCTTCCCAGGTGTTGCCCTCAAATACCAGTGATCTCATTCATCTGCTCATCATCAGGTGTATATCCTTGGCCACGGCTGTGAGTATCGAGGGAAGCCGCAATCTGTTGCATCAGGTCTCGGTTCTGAAGAACGTGAAGGGTTTCTTGCTCTCTTTCCCAGTCCTCAGCGCTTATAATCACGAAAGCTTCTCCGGCACGACGCGTCACCTTGAGGGGTTCGTGCCTACTGATCACCTGCTCTACAACGCTTTTCAGGTTGTCTCTGAACTTGTTTACACTGATGATATCCATAACTCCCCTTTATGTACGGAAATACCGTACGATTTTAGCGTGATCACCCTAGCAAGGCCAATCACATCGACTGCTTTTTCATTGCGGCTTCGCCTCTACTACACGCTGGAAGAGGTGCATCTCGGGTCTGAATCTCTTGATCAGCAGCGCGTGGCCGAGAACGGCGCAGAGTATCTGGAAGCGGCCCGGACCCTGGTCGAATAACCCAAAAAGCCTGTTCTCCCATCACAGGCTTTCCCGCCGCTATCTGCTTCAGGTAGCGGCGGTTTTCGTATTCAGCCCTGCCAGCGCCTGGCGACCTTGATGGCCTGGGCCATGTGCTGGCAATACAGGCGTTGGCCGGGCACTTTATGAATACCTGTGCGGCGCAGCTTGAGGATCATACGTGCCTTCAGGCCGACCAGAATCACCCCGACGTTATCTCGCGCCATATCATCTAGCAGCGTTTCCAGGGCCATGATGCCGGTAACATCCATGCTGGGCACGTCGTGCATATCGAGAATCAGCGTTTTAATCGTCGGGTCTGCCACGCGCAATGACGCAAGTGCCTTTTCAGCGGCACCAAAAAACAGCGGGCCATCAATGTTGTACACCGCGACCCCGTCAGGCAGGGTCGCCAGGCTGATATCCCGGCGAGTATCGACTCGGTCACTCTGGGTCAGCAGCGCCATTCGGCGGATAAACAGCGCCGCTGCCAGAGCAATCCCGACGCCCACTGCTAATACCATATCGAAGATAACGGTCAGCCCGAAGCAGGTCACCAGAATGGCTACGTCATCAAAAGGGGCAGAACGCAGGGTACGCACGAAATGGCGCGCTTCGCTCATGTTCCAGGCGATGATAAACAACAGCGCGGCAAGTGCGGCCATGGGCACCAGCCCCAGCACGCCGGCCAGGGCAATCACGGCGAGCAATACCACCAGCGCATGCACTACCGCCGCCAACGGTGAGCGGGCGCCGCTGCGGATGTTGGTGGCGGTGCGGGCAATGGCGGCGGTGGCGGTGATACCCCCAAATAGCGGCGCGACAAGGTTGCCCAGCCCCTGGCCCAGCAGTTCAGCATCCGGGTCGTGGCGGGTCTTGGTCAGGCCGTCGGCGACGACGGCGCACAGTAACGACTCGATTGCCCCCAACATGGCAATCGCAAAGGCAGGGCCAATCAAGGCGCGAATCAGCTCGAAATTGACCTCCAGAGGCACGCCATCCGCCCCTGGCAGATGCCAGGGAGCCATCAGCACCGGTGCTACCGGCGGAATGCCGCTGCCGGTTTCACCGTTGATTTCCCAGCTAAAACGCGAGGCAATGGTTTCTATGCTGCCGCCGCCCAGCCACAGGTTCAGGCCATAGGCCGCCAGGGCGCCGACCACCAGGCCAATCAGCGGGGCGGGAATCGGCAGATTAAGCCGTGGCCAGTAGAGCATGACGGCCAGCGCGAAGACGCCCACGCCCAACTCCCATGGGTCAAGGCTTGGAAGGGATTGAGCGATGATGGCCAGGTTAGCGATAAAGTGTTCACCCAATTCACCCGTCTGCAGCCCCAGAAAGTCAGGAATCTGCAAGACCGCAATCACCATGGCGATACCGGCGGTAAACCCCAGCACAACAGGGTAGGGCACAAACTGGATCAGCCGCCCCATGTGGGTGAGGCCCAGCACAATAAGGATAACGCCCGCCATCATGGAAGCAATCAGCAGGCCGCCCAGGCCAAACTGCTGGACAATAGGAAACAGGATGACCACAAAGGCAGCAGTGGGGCCGGAGACGTTGAAGCGGGCGCCACCGGTGAGGGCGATAATCGCCCCGGCAACAATGGCGGTATACAGGCCATGCTGAGGCGGCACCCCGGTGGCAATTGCCAGCGCCATAGACAAAGGTACCGCCACCGTGCCAACGGTCAGCCCGGCCATGATGTCCTGACGCAAATCGGCGAGCCCATAGCCCGCCTGCCAGGCAGAACGTAGCCCGGTGGCAACGGCGGGAAGGTGAAACCTCAGCCTTCGGCGTGACATGGCAATGCTCCCATAACTACTTCTTTAGCAGGTTAAGTGGCTAACATAGCATTTAACCTGCTGGGCAGCATGCGTGTGGGACTAAGGTTAAAAGGGCGAGAAGTTTACAGAGTAGGGCAATCCGGCGGGTTTGAGTCGGCGGAGAAGACCAGGGTGCTGTAACGGGCAGTGGCATCGCCACCGGCGTTATCGCCATCGGTCATCAGCGCAACGCCATCAATGCTTGCCGGGCGTTCACCAAACAGCTGTTGATAGTCGGCCTGTACATCGCGCACCTCGGCAACCCATTGGCCCTGTTTCTTTTCACCGCTCTGCAGGGCCAGAAGCTGGGCGCGGTCGGTAAAGGCATTGGGCCAGGCGCTGCCTGCCGGTTGGTTGGATGACCAGACGTAATTAACGGATTCAACCTGCCAGGGTAACAGGCCTGTCTTGCGCGCCACGTAGACCCGCGCGGGGTAGTCATCGCCCGCCTTGGTGGTTTCATCCAGGTCAGGGTAGAGCGAGTCGACCTGCCAGCACCATTTCAGGTAAGGCGTCTTTTCAAGATCAATCTCGCGCTCCAGATACAACGCCGAGGCCTGGCCGTTGGCGCTGGCCTGAAGCGCTGCCTGCCCGTCTTCCTCGATGATCTGGTAATCCGTTTCGCCTTCAAAACTGCGGGTCGGCCAGTTTTCCATACGGTAGGCAGAAAAGCGCTGATCGTCGCTGCCGATGGCGGGAGTGATGGCTACCGCCAGCCAGGGCAGCAATAACCAGCGTAGCGCGGAAGACACTGACGTGCTTGAGGCAGGCATGGTTAGCTCCGTGATGAGGTGTCGTCGGTATCCGGCAGTTTATCGCCCAGGCCGTGAAGTAGCTCAAACTGGGATTCACAGCGTCGGCAGGCGCTGCACATCAGGGTATGCAGGCGCAATTGCAGCTGTTCCCGGCGCGTTAGTGAGCGGTCGAGTTTCAGCGACATCAGTTTGGTCGCTTCGCGGCACATGATCATGATCGGCCCCCTTGGGTGATCCACCGGCAGTTAATGGGCAAGCCAGCCTTTTTCAATACATTGACGCAGTTTCAGGCGCGCGCGATGCAGGATGACCCAGCAATTGGTTTCCGTGACGCCGATTTCCTCACAGATCGCCTGTGTGGAAAGGCCCATAAATTCGCGCAGCGTGAACACGCGGGCAATATTTTCCGGCAGGGCAATCATGCAGGCGTCGAGAGCTTGCCAGAACTGGCGATTTTCTAACACCCTATCCGGCTCACCCCAGGGTTGAGGGCGCGACGCCGCCTGCCAACGGCCACTGGCCTGGAAAGGGGCTTCCTGAAACAGCGCATCGAGGGCGTCATCCTGGCTCAGGCTGTCATCAAACTGCCAGTTGGCAAAACGCTTCTGTTGGCGCATGCGTTCAAGCATCTTGTTTTTGAGGATACCGAACACCCAGGTTTCAAAGGCTGAGCGGCCCTCGAAACTGGCATGCTTTTCGAGCGCCACGACATAGGTATCCTGCACCACATCTTCAGCGGCAGCGGCGTCGCGCAGTTGCAGCCTGGCAAAGGTCACAAGCCTTGGCCGCATCGCAGCAAGGTGATCCATCGGTGAAACTGTGACCTCAGTCATCGTGATTTAACTCCCTGTCTGACTTGCCGCATGAGAAGCCCTTGAAAGGGCGATGTTTGCCGATAGCAAAAGCGTACTTCAGTGGCTGGGGGCTGTATAGGCATTCTGCAGATGCATCGTCAGCGCAAGATTAATTATGGAACAACCGGTGCAAAAATGGCAAACCGCCATTCAACGCGTATAAGGCAGAGGCAGGATGTAAGGAATCCCCTGGCGCCTTCACTGAGTAGCTATAAGCTTTCCTGTGCCACCTGCCACGATAGCGATGGGCAATCGGGTTATCAGGGAGCCTTTGATCAGGCGTTTCCGCATAGCGTTAACATGGGGGTGCAGCAGTTTGGCATGGAGACTGTTTACGCCGATGAAATGGTGCAGATCTGCATGGTAGCGCCGATGGCGGCAGAGCCATTAGCCTGGGATTCTGACGAAATCGCTTCTCTGTCTGCTTTTGTGGTGGATGCCCAAGCTCGCTTTACAGAAGAGAATTAACTTGCTTTCATGTAATAAAGGTTGCATATAAAAGCACTATGACGGATTTCCATGGTCATACTATGTTGTTACATCTATGACTATAGGCAATGACTAGGGCAGGGCGATGAATATCGAAGAAGTGTCAAAAACACAGTTCAAGGCGAAAGCCTTGGAGTTTTTTCGTCAGGTTGAAGCTTCTGGCAAGCACGTTATTGTCACTGATAATGGACGCCCCACTATTGAAGTCAGGCGCTATAAAACTGATGAGCGGCCACCGTTGGAGCGGCTGCGTGGTAGTGTTATTGAGCTGGTTGACCCGTTTGAGCCTGTCTGGTGACAAGATGCCCAGTCGTTGCCGGAATTGAGCGGCAAGACTGGGGTTGTGGCGCCTCCGTGTCGGAGGCGAGTATTACACTGGGTAGCGGTCATTCACCCTACGGCATTCTGATCACCGATGATGCGCCGCCTGATTGCCGATGAAATCTGCTCAAAACTAATCACGGCCACCAGGATAATCAGGATGATGGCGGCTGCCTCGTCATAGCGGAACAGGCGCATGGCGGTTGACAGCTCAACCCCGATACCGCCGGCCCCCACCAGCCCCAGG from Halomonas sp. CH40 includes these protein-coding regions:
- a CDS encoding Txe/YoeB family addiction module toxin — its product is MREKDKKLHKALCKLLKDMLRSQDPSTGTGKPEPLKHNLSGLWSRRISQQDRLIYRFGDQSIYIFALGGHYDQH
- a CDS encoding type II toxin-antitoxin system prevent-host-death family antitoxin, whose protein sequence is MISRHEPLKVTRRAGEAFVIISAEDWEREQETLHVLQNRDLMQQIAASLDTHSRGQGYTPDDEQMNEITGI
- the dauA gene encoding C4-dicarboxylic acid transporter DauA, with protein sequence MSRRRLRFHLPAVATGLRSAWQAGYGLADLRQDIMAGLTVGTVAVPLSMALAIATGVPPQHGLYTAIVAGAIIALTGGARFNVSGPTAAFVVILFPIVQQFGLGGLLIASMMAGVILIVLGLTHMGRLIQFVPYPVVLGFTAGIAMVIAVLQIPDFLGLQTGELGEHFIANLAIIAQSLPSLDPWELGVGVFALAVMLYWPRLNLPIPAPLIGLVVGALAAYGLNLWLGGGSIETIASRFSWEINGETGSGIPPVAPVLMAPWHLPGADGVPLEVNFELIRALIGPAFAIAMLGAIESLLCAVVADGLTKTRHDPDAELLGQGLGNLVAPLFGGITATAAIARTATNIRSGARSPLAAVVHALVVLLAVIALAGVLGLVPMAALAALLFIIAWNMSEARHFVRTLRSAPFDDVAILVTCFGLTVIFDMVLAVGVGIALAAALFIRRMALLTQSDRVDTRRDISLATLPDGVAVYNIDGPLFFGAAEKALASLRVADPTIKTLILDMHDVPSMDVTGIMALETLLDDMARDNVGVILVGLKARMILKLRRTGIHKVPGQRLYCQHMAQAIKVARRWQG
- a CDS encoding DUF3047 domain-containing protein; the encoded protein is MPASSTSVSSALRWLLLPWLAVAITPAIGSDDQRFSAYRMENWPTRSFEGETDYQIIEEDGQAALQASANGQASALYLEREIDLEKTPYLKWCWQVDSLYPDLDETTKAGDDYPARVYVARKTGLLPWQVESVNYVWSSNQPAGSAWPNAFTDRAQLLALQSGEKKQGQWVAEVRDVQADYQQLFGERPASIDGVALMTDGDNAGGDATARYSTLVFSADSNPPDCPTL
- a CDS encoding zf-HC2 domain-containing protein, which encodes MIMCREATKLMSLKLDRSLTRREQLQLRLHTLMCSACRRCESQFELLHGLGDKLPDTDDTSSRS
- a CDS encoding sigma-70 family RNA polymerase sigma factor, which codes for MTEVTVSPMDHLAAMRPRLVTFARLQLRDAAAAEDVVQDTYVVALEKHASFEGRSAFETWVFGILKNKMLERMRQQKRFANWQFDDSLSQDDALDALFQEAPFQASGRWQAASRPQPWGEPDRVLENRQFWQALDACMIALPENIARVFTLREFMGLSTQAICEEIGVTETNCWVILHRARLKLRQCIEKGWLAH
- a CDS encoding type II toxin-antitoxin system Phd/YefM family antitoxin; the protein is MNIEEVSKTQFKAKALEFFRQVEASGKHVIVTDNGRPTIEVRRYKTDERPPLERLRGSVIELVDPFEPVW